The proteins below come from a single Chitinophaga pinensis DSM 2588 genomic window:
- a CDS encoding LytR/AlgR family response regulator transcription factor, with the protein MQKPLLLLIKDTTREKIENEEILYATVEKHYTKIVLINDRNFIVRTSLRRFEKRLPPNLFIRIHKNYIVCLRHIRYVDTVVTMKNGEPLPISKEFKESFLSNFDII; encoded by the coding sequence ATGCAAAAGCCACTATTACTCCTTATTAAGGATACAACCCGTGAAAAAATAGAAAATGAAGAGATACTATATGCTACTGTTGAAAAGCATTATACCAAGATCGTACTTATCAATGACAGAAACTTTATAGTAAGAACCAGCCTCCGGCGATTTGAAAAGAGACTTCCCCCTAACCTTTTCATCCGCATCCACAAGAATTATATAGTCTGCCTGCGCCATATCAGGTATGTCGACACAGTCGTCACTATGAAAAACGGCGAACCGCTCCCTATCAGCAAAGAATTCAAAGAATCCTTCCTTAGCAATTTTGACATCATTTAA
- a CDS encoding recombinase family protein, with amino-acid sequence MNNQIHKSITLKTTTMINQRKAFLYPRVSTDEQADGYSLAHQEEVLIRYCEKENVQVVGIYREDHSAKTFDRPEFQKMLHVISKNKGIVDLILFSKWDRFSRNVAAAYEMIGKLKRLSVEPQSIEQPLDMDIPESKIMLAIYLTTPEVENDRRALNTLHGMRRAKKEGRYLGIAPIGYKNGRDAQNKPFLIPNEKAETVRWAFEELSRGIWDIDTLRRMANRKGLKIGRSQFWSLVRNPVYCGKVFIAAYKNEPAHCVKGIHEPIIPEGLFDDVQDVLKGKKRNVRVNTFTEIDQQLPLRGFLICPRCGRLLSGSGSKGNGGIYYYYHCQSVKFCKERFRADTANEAFVRQLCQIAVNAPIIDYYCQLISNSLKKDNQGKEQELKETQAEIDKLYTRIQNARSLRLDDEFTAEEFKEIKTDLTKKIEDLEKKKTKLISTNDNYQEYLSQGGEIIKNIANRYITASPIGKKQIIGSIFAEKLIFSENKFRTTEPNVILELISRPRAGSDDYKKQKVGDFSDLSAFVPRTGIEPAHHRGTAF; translated from the coding sequence ATGAACAATCAAATCCACAAATCCATCACCTTAAAGACTACAACAATGATCAATCAAAGAAAAGCATTTCTATATCCAAGAGTAAGCACAGACGAGCAAGCTGACGGTTATAGCTTGGCCCATCAAGAGGAAGTATTAATACGTTATTGTGAGAAAGAGAATGTACAGGTAGTTGGCATTTACAGGGAAGACCATTCGGCAAAGACGTTTGACAGGCCGGAGTTTCAGAAGATGCTGCATGTAATCAGCAAAAACAAAGGCATTGTTGATCTGATATTATTTTCTAAATGGGATCGCTTCTCCCGAAATGTCGCCGCTGCCTACGAAATGATCGGTAAGCTGAAAAGGCTATCTGTAGAACCTCAGTCCATCGAACAGCCTTTGGACATGGATATACCAGAAAGCAAGATCATGCTGGCAATCTATCTTACTACACCGGAGGTAGAAAATGACCGGAGAGCCCTAAATACACTTCACGGTATGCGGAGAGCAAAGAAAGAGGGAAGATACCTGGGTATTGCCCCAATTGGCTATAAGAATGGACGGGACGCCCAGAACAAGCCCTTCCTTATCCCCAATGAAAAGGCAGAGACAGTCCGTTGGGCGTTCGAAGAGCTATCCAGGGGTATATGGGATATTGATACACTAAGGCGTATGGCAAATAGAAAGGGACTAAAAATAGGTCGTAGCCAGTTCTGGAGCCTCGTCCGTAATCCTGTTTATTGCGGGAAAGTCTTTATAGCTGCCTATAAGAACGAACCCGCTCATTGTGTAAAAGGTATCCATGAGCCTATCATCCCCGAAGGTCTATTTGACGATGTTCAGGACGTGCTAAAAGGGAAGAAGCGGAATGTCAGGGTCAATACCTTCACAGAAATTGATCAGCAACTCCCTCTAAGAGGTTTCCTAATATGCCCTCGCTGCGGAAGACTATTAAGTGGGAGTGGATCAAAAGGTAACGGCGGTATCTATTACTACTACCACTGCCAATCCGTAAAGTTTTGTAAAGAGCGTTTTCGGGCAGATACCGCTAACGAGGCATTTGTTAGACAGTTATGCCAGATAGCAGTCAATGCACCTATCATCGACTATTATTGTCAGCTTATCAGTAATTCACTAAAGAAGGATAACCAGGGGAAGGAGCAGGAGCTAAAAGAAACACAGGCTGAAATAGACAAGCTCTATACAAGAATACAAAACGCCCGTTCTTTGCGCCTGGACGATGAATTTACCGCAGAAGAATTTAAAGAGATTAAGACAGACCTTACCAAGAAGATAGAAGACCTGGAAAAGAAGAAGACTAAATTAATATCCACCAACGACAACTACCAGGAATACCTTTCCCAAGGCGGCGAAATCATAAAGAATATTGCTAATCGCTATATCACAGCTTCCCCAATAGGCAAAAAACAAATCATTGGTTCGATCTTCGCAGAAAAGCTGATTTTTTCAGAAAACAAATTTCGAACCACAGAACCAAACGTCATCCTCGAGCTGATAAGCAGGCCCAGAGCGGGCTCCGACGACTATAAAAAGCAAAAGGTCGGAGACTTTTCCGACCTTTCCGCTTTTGTGCCCAGAACAGGAATCGAACCTGCACACCACAGGGGAACTGCATTCTAA
- a CDS encoding HAMP domain-containing histidine kinase, whose product MKKQMTYSEKSGTSQSLLTKSETEYPLQVFNKVFMKYSLESILQSMKAVFTASFNVDLQRMIEAGHILASSSQQPRTDEDFANCLHAKLLLVMIDMIDAQLGLAEIAMNRLMEEHEFHLFATRPEIACHISTFRLIMARSRHLLRDINHKVKFSGGDLTLNPNMAKFNLAIFIDEVTAPFKLFEDATGRVVEIRNTVESSQNLLTDKVMLDIIMSSLIHVAYAHSRKSTRVFILVEAVAERLSISVKSEGKQMSNADVENLFKLLNGSITLANNWGANLYMAKKCIDALDGVIRVLSEKYETVIQASLPCLLR is encoded by the coding sequence ATGAAGAAACAAATGACTTACTCTGAAAAGAGTGGGACTAGCCAGTCATTGCTTACTAAAAGCGAAACCGAATATCCTTTACAGGTATTCAATAAGGTTTTCATGAAGTATAGCTTGGAGTCTATTCTTCAGAGTATGAAAGCGGTTTTTACGGCATCATTCAATGTTGATCTTCAAAGAATGATTGAGGCTGGGCATATTTTGGCAAGTTCATCACAGCAACCTCGAACAGATGAAGATTTTGCCAACTGCCTACATGCCAAGCTGTTATTAGTGATGATAGATATGATTGATGCTCAATTGGGACTTGCTGAAATTGCGATGAATAGGCTGATGGAAGAGCATGAATTTCATCTTTTCGCTACCAGGCCAGAGATAGCCTGTCACATAAGCACATTTCGTCTGATTATGGCCCGGAGTAGGCACTTATTACGGGATATTAATCACAAGGTCAAGTTTAGTGGAGGTGATCTCACCCTAAATCCCAATATGGCAAAGTTCAATCTGGCAATCTTTATTGATGAGGTGACAGCCCCATTTAAATTATTCGAAGATGCAACAGGCAGAGTGGTCGAGATAAGGAACACAGTTGAATCAAGTCAAAACCTACTAACGGATAAGGTCATGCTGGACATAATAATGTCCAGTCTTATACACGTTGCATATGCCCACAGTAGAAAATCGACAAGGGTGTTCATATTAGTCGAAGCAGTAGCTGAACGGCTTTCAATTAGCGTGAAAAGTGAGGGAAAGCAAATGTCCAATGCCGATGTTGAAAATCTTTTTAAACTGCTTAATGGTTCGATAACACTGGCTAATAACTGGGGAGCGAACTTATATATGGCGAAGAAATGTATTGATGCGTTAGATGGCGTGATACGAGTACTTAGTGAAAAATACGAAACAGTCATTCAAGCCAGCCTACCATGCCTTTTGAGATAG
- a CDS encoding helix-turn-helix domain-containing protein, whose protein sequence is MRTARKVSQIDLSQGAGFNDAFVGHCENPKRREKYNLQHLNAIAKFFGCSIKDFIPDAPL, encoded by the coding sequence ATGAGAACTGCTAGGAAGGTGAGTCAGATCGATTTGTCCCAGGGGGCTGGATTTAATGATGCATTTGTGGGGCATTGTGAGAATCCTAAAAGAAGGGAGAAATACAATCTTCAACATTTGAACGCGATTGCGAAGTTTTTTGGATGTTCGATAAAAGATTTTATACCAGACGCTCCTCTATAG